TGCCATTTTGGTTGTTTTTGTTAATGCCAGTAACTATTTGGAAATAAGAGGCGATTTCCTTCACTTAAAACAAACTAACTAACAAAATTCATGTATAATATTGATCATGATGGAGAATAAAATGCCACACACACCATCGGTGGCATCATATCTATTTCCTTAATATGGTTCTgattaaaacaaaattattttgcACTACATTagtttcccccttgttttctCATTTATTTCTTGTACATGGCTGTGAACTAGTTTAAGCTGACTAGCAATATGTTTACAATGCAGctaaaggaaagagaaaacagaCTGAAGGAGATAGTGATGATATAACTGGATGGCGGAAGAAACAGCTAGATGAAGACCGCGCAAAGAAACTTCGTCAAGGACAAGGCCGTGATGAGCAGGATGGCCAGTATAAGAATGGCCAAGCTGGCGAAGGAGAATCTTATGGTTCCTTAGGAAAAGATGGATCtttgggaagaggaggagccaaCAGAGATGGGAAGATGGGACAGTTTGCTGGGGTGGGGACAGACATGGGAGGAGGGCATGAGTTCTCTGGATTTGCTGGTGGTAGTAGTGAACATATGGGACATACTGGAAATGGTGCTGGTGGAGGAATGGGTGGTTTGGGTGGCATGGGTTCACTGCATGGTAAAGATGCTATGTTAGGTGGCACAGGAACTGGATCTGGAGGTGCAGGTGGACTGCAAACTTCAGGTGGTTCCACACTTAATGGAGCAAGTGGGCCAGGAGCTGGGtttggtggtgctggtggagtaGGTGGCCTCTATGGCAAGGATGGGATGGTAGGTGGAGCTGGTGCTGGTGGAGTAGGTGGACTCTACGGCAAGGATGGGATGCTAGGTGGAGCTGGTGCTGGGGGAGCTGGCAGTGCTGGCAGAGAAGGTGGACTTTATGGTAAGGATGGCATGCTTGGTGgaggtggtggtgctggtggagtaGGGGGACTTTATGGCAAGGATGGGATGCTAGGGGGAGCTGGTGCTGGTGGAGTAGGTGGACTCTACGGCAAGGATGGGATGCTAGGTGGAGCTGGTGCTGGGGGAGCTGGCGGTGCTGGGGGAGTAGGTGGACTTTATGGGAAGGATGGTATGTTAGGTGgagctggtggtgctggtggagcAGGTGGACTCTACGGCAAGGATGGGATGCTAGGTGGAGCTGGTGCTGGTGGAGCAGGTGGACTCTATGGCAAGGATGGGATGctagctggagctggagctgggggAGCTGGTGGTGCTGGTGTAGGTGGATTTTATGGTAAGGATGGTATGTTAggtggtgctggtgctggtggagctggtggtgctggtggacTTCATGGCAAGGATGGGGTGCTAGGTggagctggggctggtggagctGGTTGTCCTGGTGGATTTGGGGGACATTATGGCCAGGATGGTATGTTAGGTGGTGCTGGTGGACCTGGCAGTGCTGGTGGAGTAGGTGGACTTTATGGGAAGGATGGTATGTTAGGTGgagctggtggtgctggtggagcAGGTGGACTCTACGGCAAGGATGGGATGCTAGGTGGAGCTGGTGCTGGTGGAGCAGGTGGACTCTATGGCAAGGATGGGATGctagctggagctggagctgggggAGCTGGTGGTGCTGGTGTAGGTGGATTTTATGGTAAGGATGGTATGTTAggtggtgctggtgctggtggagctggtggtgctggtggacTTCATGGCAAGGATGGGGTGCTAGGTggagctggggctggtggagctGGTTGTCCTGGTGGATTTGGGGGACATTATGGCCAGGATGGTATGTTAGGTGGTGCTGGTGGACCTGGCAGTGCTGGTGGAGTAGGTGGACTTTATGGTAAGGATGGTATGTTAGGTGGAGCTGgtgctggtggtgctggtggatTTGGGGGACTTTATGGCAAGGATGGTATGTTAGGTGGAGCTGGTGCTGGTGGAGCCACCGGTGCTGGTGGAGTAGGGGGACTTTATGGCAAGGATGGGATGCTAGGTGGAGCTGGTGCTGGTGGAcctggtggtgctggtggagtaGGGGGAACTTATGGTAAGGATGGTATGTTAGGTGGAGCTGGCACTGAGGGTGCTGGTGGAGTGGGTGGACTTTACGGGAAAGATGGTTTTCTAGGTGGAGCTGGTGGACTTGATGGTGCTGGTGGAGTAGGTGGACTTTGTGGCAAAGACGGTCTGCCAATTGGAGCTGGTCAActtggtggtgctggtggagtaGGTGGACTGTATGGGAAGGATGGTTTCTTAGGcagtggtggtgctggtggaatgggtggtgctggtggtgtAGGAGGTCCTTATGGTAAGGATGGAATGCTAGGCAGAACTGGACCTGACGGAcctggtggtgctggtggagtaGGTGGACTCTACGGCAAGGATGGGATGCTAGGTGGAGCTGGAGCTGGCGGACCTGGTGGGATTGGTGGAGTAGGTGGAGTAGGTGGTGCTGGTGGAGTAGGTGGACTTTATGGCCAGGATGGTATGTTAGCTGGTGCTGGTGGACCTGGTGGTGCAGGTGGAATAGGGGGACTTTATGGCAAGGATGGAATGCTAGGTGGAGCTGGTGCTGGTGGAcctggtggtgctggtggagtaGGGGGACTTTATGGGAAGGATGGAATGCTAGGTGGAGCTGGTGCTGGTGGAcctggtggtgctggtggagtaGGGGGACTTTATGGGAAGGATGGAATGCTAGGTGGAGCTGGTGCTGGCAGAGTAGGTGGTGCTGGTGGAGTAGGGGGACTTTATGGGAAGGATGGAATGCTAGGTGGAGCTGGTGCTGGTGGAcctggtggtgctggtggagtaGGGGGACTTTATGGGAAGGATGGAATGCTAGGTGGAGCTGGTATTGGCGGACCTGGTGGTACTGGTGGAGTAGGTGGACTTTATGGCAAGGATGGAATGCTAGATGGAGCTGGTGCTGGCGGAcctggtggtgctggtggagtaGGGGGACTTTATGGCAAGGATGGTGTGTTAGGTGGAGCTGGTGCTGGTGGAGTAGGGGGACTTTATGGTAAGGATGGTGTTTTAGGTGgagctggtgctggtgctggtgctggtgctggcgGACCTGGTGGTACTGGTGGAGTAGGGGGACTATATGGTCAGGATGGTGTGTTAGGTGGAGCTGGTGCTGGTGGACTTGGTGGTACTGGTGGAGTAGGTGGACTTTATGATAAGGATGGTGTTTTAGGTGGAGCTGGTGCTGGTGGAcctggtggtgctggtggagtaGGTGGACTTCATGGCAAGGATGGTATGTTAGCTGGAACTGCTGCTGGCGGAcctggtggtgctggtggagcTGGCGGTGCTGGTGGAGTAGGTGGACTCTATGGCAAGGATGGGATGCTAGGTGGAGCCGGTGCTGGGGTAACTGGCGGTGCTGGGGGAGTAGGTGGACTTTATGGTCAGGATGGTGTGTTAGGTGgagctggtggtgctggtggagtaGGTGGACTCTACGGCAAGGATGGGGTGCTAAGTGGAGCTGGTGCTGGGGGAGCCGGCAGTGCTGGGGGAGTAGGTGGACTTTATGGTAAGGATGGTATGttagctggagctggagctggagctggagctggcgGACCTGGCGGTGCTGGTGGGgttggtggtgctggtggagtaGGGGGACTTTATGGCAAGGATGGGATGCTAGGTGGAGCTGGTGCTGGCGGActtggtggtgctggtggtgctggtggagtaGGTGGACTTTATGGCAAGGATGGTATGTTAGGTGGAGCTGGTGCTGGCGGACCTGGTGGTGCTGGCGGCATTGGTGGGCTCTATGGTAAGGATGGAATGCCAAGTCGACCAGGCATTGGTGGACTTGGTGGTGCTGGTGGCACAGACAGGCTGCTTGACAGTACTGGTGTTTCTGGTGCAGAAGGTATGAGAGGTCATCATGGTAAGGATGGTGTGCTTCCTGGGGTTGGTGGTGTTGGGTTAAGAGGTGTAGGGAGCACCGGTGACCTTTATGGTCAGGCAAGTACTTTACATGGAACTGAGGGTGGTGGTGCTGGCACTGAATTAGGAGGCATGGGTGGCATGATGGATCGAACTGGCGGAGCTGGCACCAAGTATGGTGTATCAGGTGAGGGTTATGGTGAAGGAGGGATAGGTAAGGATGGCAGGGTTAGTGGAACTGGTGCTGGTGGTCTTAGTGGTGAAGGATGGTTGGATGGTAGGGATGGTAGGCTAGGTGGATTTGGTGTTGGTCCAGGAGTTAGAGGTGTTGATGGATCCCTGTATGAGAATATGTCAGGCATTCCTGGTGAAGAGTTCCTAGGCTATGGACAGTCTTCTGGCCTTTCTGACGCTGGAACCCATGCTGGTGACAGAAGAAGACAGCTGTCTAACTTAGATGCCAGTCAACTTACTTCATCTGATATTTCAAGAACCAGGGacaggaaagggagaggaggaagtcTTCTTGAAGAGGATGTGAGaggtatttatatatttatgaacacagtaagcccacaacttttgCTCACTTCTTTTTTTTACGTGACCACAACCTTATGCAGGAGatcaaaaatatatatgtaaattgGAAAAATGTGGGGGGAATTCAAatacgcttttttaaaaaattcagaaaaaagCAAGAGAGCAGGGAACAACAGTTGGCAATCCCATCAGCCTTTGTACTCACCCTGGGAGAGTGTTTGAGCGTCTTTAGAGAGTTGGAGTTAGAGAACCAGATAATGAGATAGGGCACAGAGAGCAAGCAAATGTGGTCTGAGAGTGAGTGGAGGGTCATCTGAGAATTCCTGGCTTTATGTGTTTTTGCCGGACCTTcatgtaagttgcaggcttactgtaattTATTGTGTccctgtttcatttatttgtgtttataacatttctcatgtttttaaagatgttttcTTTAATAGTCTCTTCTATCTCTTTTGTTTGCACAGAATCACATCCCCGTTTCAACCAAGGGTTATTTGACCTCCATGCACCAAAAGGAAAACCAGCTGTGTTAACTTGCAGCCTCAACAATGACCAGCTTGAGGGAACTTGGTTTAAAGATGGGTTCAAGGTAACTTGAAAGCAGTAAACTTCTCAAGAATGTATTTTTAGTCTTATACTCATCTTTTTCACTTTAATTTTTTATCTTGAAATAAAGCTTCCATAATGCAGACAACAAGCAGGAGGAACACAATGCCTAACTTTGCCTCTTGTTGTTATCAACCAAAGATGGGTCATGTCTAAAACCAGTTTAGAAAAAAATAGCTGACTttatgactctctctctctctgtttgctgTAATGGTCCATGTAATTTCTGAGAGAGAATATTTCTTTACCTTCTGTCTACCTCCCCACAAGATAACAGGCCAGGATGGAATCTCCATTGAGAAGGAGGGCCCAGTCCACAAACTATTAATAGATGAAGTACAAGATAGCCATGCTGGAAAATACAAATTCGAAGCTGGAGGAGTCCGAACAGAAGCATCTATTTTTGTTGAAGGCAAGTCTAATCAAGCCTAGTAGAGAAAATGGTGCTAAAATTGCTACTGGTTGAATTATGCTCTTAGTATTATATGATTTTGTGGGACATATAGTGCTGGAAAACATGATGAAGTGTCTGAATTAACAATCCACATAAACCAGATCTCATTGTctcaaaagcagagagagagaaccttgGTCATTTCAGAATGGCTCTGCTAAACTAATCCTCCCCAGTTGCTTTGATTGCGAATTACCCTTCCTCCTTACTTCCCTACAGTGGCTCTCTATCACATCTAGTTCTTCCCCTTTTTCTCCCATGACTTTTCCATCATTTCTATGGCACTTCTTCCCATGCCACCTGCTGTCCAAATGTttactttcccttccttttttatttctctttccctcATTGACCTCTGTACCTTCTTCCACATTGTTGTACAGCACTTGCAGCAGCTCTGTAATCTTGACTCACTTAGATACCTTCTGAGAATTCATATTTTtaacacttaaaaataataatcagactaGGCTCATTGCTTGCTATTCCTCTGTTTCTTTACTCCCTACATTACAGTTGCAGTGCTGCCTGCTACCTTAGCTACCACTTAGCTTCTGAccctgttccccatccctgggatctattacagtttgtttgtatGTCCTCTGTGTGAAGACTGCATCACTTGTACTAAGCACACTATCagcagtaaaacatcaaatactTGCATTAGTGACAAATGACTTTCGTTGTCAGTAAGTTTTCAGTGAGGTGCACTTTGAAAGAGTAAGAATTCTGTGAATTCTgaggtagtggttaagagtggtagacttgtaatttggcgaaccgggttcgcatctccgctcctccacatgcagctgctgggtgaccttgggccagtcacacttctttgaagtctctcagccccactcacctcacagagtgtttgttgtgggggaggaagggaaaggagaatgttagccactttgagactccttcgggtagtgataaagtgggatatgaaatccaaactcttcttcttcttcttcattggcaAAATATTAGGCGTCACTATTTCCTGTGGGCTCGTGGGttatttaaaagaataataaGCGCAGAGCATCCATATTTTGGGGCTAGTTCATATACCTCTTATTTCTatgtgcagaccctccaaatgttgactCTGCTCTTCTGGAAAAACTGAAGAAGGAACCTATAGTAGTAAAGGCAGGAAAGAATGCCATAGTGAAGATCCCATTTGAAGGCCGGAAGCCAGTCAGATCAACTTGGCTAAAGGATGAAGGAGAACTTCTGGATGATGCCAGGATCAGCACTGACTATTCAGACAACTTCACCCGACTCTCCATATCCAGTGCTAATCGGAAGGACTGTGGTGATTATAAAGTGAAACTGAAGAATGAGAGTGGAAGCACTGAAGCTACTCTCAAGCTGGTAGTTCTAGGTGAGAGACCCCAAGTATTTTAGCGATGAGGCATAAGACAACTTTATGGGGGCCTTTAAGGCCTGCATGTGGTGTCACACATTTGGAAGCTGAAGCATAGAGAGCATATTTtttggtaaagataaagggacccctgaccattaggtccagtcgcagacgactctggggttgtggcacacatcttgctttactggccaagggagccggcatacagtttccgggtcatgtggccagcatgacaaagccacttctggcgaaccagagcagtgcacggaaacaccatttaccttcccaccggaacggcacctattaatctacttgcactttgatgtggtttcgaactgctaggttgtcaggagctgggactgagcaatgggagctcaccccatcacggggattcgaaccgctgaccttctgatcggcaagccctaggctctgtagtttagaccacagcaccacccgcatccctatttatTGGTACATTGTGTCTATAAGCAGGTAGTTGCAGCGCAGGGCATGCACCAATTTTGATTAAGGttgaagacagacagacagacacagagagagagagagagagagagagagaggttgctcATAGCACAGAAAGTGCCTTTTGATAATAATGCTTGTCTCTAGCATatcagaaaataaaacatttttgccCCTCCCTGCTTGCTCTCTTACTTGATTATTACTGCTGCCTCCTCCTGTTGGAAATCACAGTGCCTACTGCAGGTTCGTTGAGATGGAAGCAGCCCAGCATCCTCCCATTCAAGCACCATGGCTGCAGAGCACTCCATTTCCCATGTGAAACCAGAAGTGGTAGCAGCAGTAATGTGTGGACAGGGACAAGAACGATATATTAACATTAGTATGCTACTGATAAATAGTATAAGAAAAAGTGCTGACAGATCATTTTTCTAGCactgcataagaagagccttgctggatcagatttGTTATCccacttcccacagtggccagctagcGTCAGGTacctctgggaagctcagaagcaggacatgagggcAATAACCCTCTCCTACTTTTgtttcccaggaactggtattcagaggcatgctaccTATCATCCCGGAAGTAAGATATAGCCATCACACAAACTAGAAGTCATTGTGAGCTCTCTTTTGATATTGCATCTGTCTCAACCTAAAACTTCTATCCACAAAACGTGAATCCTTGCATTTATCTTGTCCACTTAACTCAAAAGATATGGCAACCATGCCAATACCAAGCAGACACAAAAGACCTTTTTCCATAAGCTCTGTTTTGCTCCTCCATGCAGATAAGCCTCAACCACCAATGGGACCCATCGAAGTTGTGGACTGCTCCACAAATAGTATAACTATCCAGTGGAAGCCCCCCAAAGACGATGGTGGCAAACCAATCCAGAGTTATATTATTGAGAGGCAGCAGGTTGGCAGAAagacctgggtgaccttgggtaaGACCGATGGAAGCAGCACTGTCTTCACCACCAACAAAGTGGAACATG
The Podarcis raffonei isolate rPodRaf1 chromosome 6, rPodRaf1.pri, whole genome shotgun sequence DNA segment above includes these coding regions:
- the IGFN1 gene encoding immunoglobulin-like and fibronectin type III domain-containing protein 1 isoform X7, yielding MAGRRGVKTLKRSAVPGVTITQFVEDIPKGCSTPDFERKPITLTLQEGKNAIFRAVVKGEPQPEVFWKRNNEAVDDPQKYQISFSPATNEFILQVNKITADDADLYRCTAVNEYGEATCTAGLKIIQVGFKKKAKPTSSAPQTDLKKELQDFRKTLKKRTPSSAPKKEMDMEQIWQLLLNADKKDYEKICLKYGIVDFRGMLRKLQEMKKEREDKQAQYLLNLRNLRHVRVNEVQGNASFDLEMELKNPESRIYLYKDGQMINFGFDSENTKHCLRQVGKKYNFIINDLQPEDAGVYQIKVEDVDVFSTELEAESIPVSFRYPLGEVRCHEQGNAVFQCTLYEPCSNATWLHRDRILESNDKYEISVSEDGLTHRLIIKNTQASDKGTYTIDIGDRSSSAWLEVESKGKRKQTEGDSDDITGWRKKQLDEDRAKKLRQGQGRDEQDGQYKNGQAGEGESYGSLGKDGSLGRGGANRDGKMGQFAGVGTDMGGGHEFSGFAGGSSEHMGHTGNGAGGGMGGLGGMGSLHGKDAMLGGTGTGSGGAGGLQTSGGSTLNGASGPGAGFGGAGGVGGLYGKDGMVGGAGAGGVGGLYGKDGMLGGAGAGGAGSAGREGGLYGKDGMLGGGAGAGGVGGLYGKDGMLGGAGAGGAGGAGGVGGLYGKDGMLGGAGGAGGAGGLYGKDGMLGGAGAGGAGGLYGKDGMLAGAGAGGAGGAGVGGFYGKDGMLGGAGAGGAGGAGGAGGAGGAGGLYGKDGMLGGAGAGGAGGLYGKDGMLAGAGAGGAGGAGVGGFYGKDGMLGGAGAGGAGGAGAGGAGGFGGLYGKDGMLGGAGAGGATGAGGVGGLYGKDGMLGGAGAGGPGGAGGVGGTYGKDGMLGGAGTEGAGGVGGLYGKDGFLGGAGGLDGAGGVGGLCGKDGLPIGAGQLGGAGGVGGLYGKDGFLGSGGAGGMGGAGGVGGPYGKDGMLGRTGPDGPGGAGGVGGLYGKDGMLGGAGAGGPGGIGGVGGVGGAGGVGGLYGKDGMLGGAGAGGPGGAGGVGGLYGKDGMLGGAGAGGPGGAGGVGGLYGKDGMLGGAGAGRVGGAGGVGGLYGKDGMLGGAGAGGPGGAGGVGGLYGKDGMLGGAGIGGPGGTGGVGGLYGKDGMLDGAGAGGPGGAGGVGGLYGKDGVLGGAGAGGVGGLYGKDGVLGGAGAGAGAGAGGPGGTGGVGGLYGQDGVLGGAGAGGLGGTGGVGGLYDKDGVLGGAGAGGPGGAGGVGGLHGKDGMLAGTAAGGPGGAGGAGGAGGVGGLYGKDGMLGGAGGAGGVGGLYGKDGVLTGAGAGAGGPGGAGGVGGAGGVGGLYGKDGMLGGAGAGGLGGAGGAGGVGGLYGKDGMLGGAGAGGPGGAGGIGGLYGKDGMPSRPGIGGLGGAGGTDRLLDSTGVSGAEGMRGHHGKDGVLPGVGGVGLRGVGSTGDLYGQASTLHGTEGGGAGTELGGMGGMMDRTGGAGTKYGVSGEGYGEGGIGKDGRVSGTGAGGLSGEGWLDGRDGRLGGFGVGPGVRGVDGSLYENMSGIPGEEFLGYGQSSGLSDAGTHAGDRRRQLSNLDASQLTSSDISRTRDRKGRGGSLLEEDVRESHPRFNQGLFDLHAPKGKPAVLTCSLNNDQLEGTWFKDGFKITGQDGISIEKEGPVHKLLIDEVQDSHAGKYKFEAGGVRTEASIFVEDPPNVDSALLEKLKKEPIVVKAGKNAIVKIPFEGRKPVRSTWLKDEGELLDDARISTDYSDNFTRLSISSANRKDCGDYKVKLKNESGSTEATLKLVVLDKPQPPMGPIEVVDCSTNSITIQWKPPKDDGGKPIQSYIIERQQVGRKTWVTLGKTDGSSTVFTTNKVEHDKSYYFKVRAVNAEGTSEALESDEVMAATKAFPGPPAPPKIVSTSKGAVTLSWAAPHKTGNSRILGYRIEKCKKGSNSWTPVTDVPITDRKYTVTDLKEGLLYEFRVAAINAAGAGDVSAPSEAAFARDPMKPPGAVRDLKVISTDYCSISLSWTKPEAEEESHAKGYIIEMRHTDTLKWTQCNSLPIPITTYTVRGLKAREMYFLRVRAVNDGGFGEPVELDTCVQAVPPTVPPKLLVKDTTKSFMIVKAGDAIRVRIPFEASPPLEVVWLKDGLTLPAKATIATREGLSQLIIPGADFSDSGHYSITLQTERGNKETFSFLVQVLDVPESPGPIQLIEKVPDTVTLIWEPSPTEKREGTLNYMVMRRDSYKGSWQLVSDLIYTNKCTVSNFVPGREYYFRVQAKNCMGISEPSETVQPWIIHREKGKFAVRSPKYKGVNQSQPPRFLVPLKPHVVTLGFDCHMSCAVTGYPVPQVMWYKDGKNISQDPTFFSKNDFGVCSLVILGVTASDGGQYKVVAINELGQAVSKAEVTIKEPAF
- the IGFN1 gene encoding immunoglobulin-like and fibronectin type III domain-containing protein 1 isoform X27 is translated as MAGRRGVKTLKRSAVPGVTITQFVEDIPKGCSTPDFERKPITLTLQEGKNAIFRAVVKGEPQPEVFWKRNNEAVDDPQKYQISFSPATNEFILQVNKITADDADLYRCTAVNEYGEATCTAGLKIIQVGFKKKAKPTSSAPQTDLKKELQDFRKTLKKRTPSSAPKKEMDMEQIWQLLLNADKKDYEKICLKYGIVDFRGMLRKLQEMKKEREDKQAQYLLNLRNLRHVRVNEVQGNASFDLEMELKNPESRIYLYKDGQMINFGFDSENTKHCLRQVGKKYNFIINDLQPEDAGVYQIKVEDVDVFSTELEAESIPVSFRYPLGEVRCHEQGNAVFQCTLYEPCSNATWLHRDRILESNDKYEISVSEDGLTHRLIIKNTQASDKGTYTIDIGDRSSSAWLEVESKGKRKQTEGDSDDITGWRKKQLDEDRAKKLRQGQGRDEQDGQYKNGQAGEGESYGSLGKDGSLGRGGANRDGKMGQFAGVGTDMGGGHEFSGFAGGSSEHMGHTGNGAGGGMGGLGGMGSLHGKDAMLGGTGTGSGGAGGLQTSGGSTLNGASGPGAGFGGAGGVGGLYGKDGMVGGAGAGGVGGLYGKDGMLGGAGAGGAGSAGREGGLYGKDGMLGGGGGAGGVGGLYGKDGMLGGAGAGGVGGLYGKDGMLGGAGAGGAGGAGGVGGLYGKDGMLGGAGGAGGAGGLYGKDGMLGGAGAGGAGGLYGKDGMLAGAGAGGAGGAGVGGFYGKDGMLGGAGAGGAGGAGGAGGAGGAGGLYGKDGMLGGAGAGGAGGLYGKDGMLAGAGAGGAGGAGVGGFYGKDGMLGGAGAGGAGGAGAGGAGGFGGLYGKDGMLGGAGAGGATGAGGVGGLYGKDGMLGGAGAGGPGGAGGVGGTYGKDGMLGGAGTEGAGGVGGLYGKDGFLGGAGGLDGAGGVGGLCGKDGLPIGAGQLGGAGGVGGLYGKDGFLGSGGAGGMGGAGGVGGPYGKDGMLGRTGPDGPGGAGGVGGLYGKDGMLGGAGAGGPGGIGGVGGVGGAGGVGGLYGKDGMLGGAGAGGPGGAGGVGGLYGKDGMLGGAGAGGPGGAGGVGGLYGKDGMLGGAGAGRVGGAGGVGGLYGKDGMLGGAGAGGPGGAGGVGGLYGKDGMLGGAGIGGPGGTGGVGGLYGKDGMLDGAGAGGPGGAGGVGGLYGKDGVLGGAGAGGPGGAGGVGGLHGKDGMLAGTAAGGPGGAGGAGGAGGVGGLYGKDGMLGGAGGAGGVGGLYGKDGVLTGAGAGAGGPGGAGGVGGAGGVGGLYGKDGMLGGAGAGGLGGAGGAGGVGGLYGKDGMLGGAGAGGPGGAGGIGGLYGKDGMPSRPGIGGLGGAGGTDRLLDSTGVSGAEGMRGHHGKDGVLPGVGGVGLRGVGSTGDLYGQASTLHGTEGGGAGTELGGMGGMMDRTGGAGTKYGVSGEGYGEGGIGKDGRVSGTGAGGLSGEGWLDGRDGRLGGFGVGPGVRGVDGSLYENMSGIPGEEFLGYGQSSGLSDAGTHAGDRRRQLSNLDASQLTSSDISRTRDRKGRGGSLLEEDVRESHPRFNQGLFDLHAPKGKPAVLTCSLNNDQLEGTWFKDGFKITGQDGISIEKEGPVHKLLIDEVQDSHAGKYKFEAGGVRTEASIFVEDPPNVDSALLEKLKKEPIVVKAGKNAIVKIPFEGRKPVRSTWLKDEGELLDDARISTDYSDNFTRLSISSANRKDCGDYKVKLKNESGSTEATLKLVVLDKPQPPMGPIEVVDCSTNSITIQWKPPKDDGGKPIQSYIIERQQVGRKTWVTLGKTDGSSTVFTTNKVEHDKSYYFKVRAVNAEGTSEALESDEVMAATKAFPGPPAPPKIVSTSKGAVTLSWAAPHKTGNSRILGYRIEKCKKGSNSWTPVTDVPITDRKYTVTDLKEGLLYEFRVAAINAAGAGDVSAPSEAAFARDPMKPPGAVRDLKVISTDYCSISLSWTKPEAEEESHAKGYIIEMRHTDTLKWTQCNSLPIPITTYTVRGLKAREMYFLRVRAVNDGGFGEPVELDTCVQAVPPTVPPKLLVKDTTKSFMIVKAGDAIRVRIPFEASPPLEVVWLKDGLTLPAKATIATREGLSQLIIPGADFSDSGHYSITLQTERGNKETFSFLVQVLDVPESPGPIQLIEKVPDTVTLIWEPSPTEKREGTLNYMVMRRDSYKGSWQLVSDLIYTNKCTVSNFVPGREYYFRVQAKNCMGISEPSETVQPWIIHREKGKFAVRSPKYKGVNQSQPPRFLVPLKPHVVTLGFDCHMSCAVTGYPVPQVMWYKDGKNISQDPTFFSKNDFGVCSLVILGVTASDGGQYKVVAINELGQAVSKAEVTIKEPAF